A segment of the Denitratisoma oestradiolicum genome:
CGCTGGCGATGCGCCGCCCTTCGACGGCCAGCCGGTTTTGTTCCTTCGCGGAAATGTTGACCTGAACGTGGTTGCGGTCGGCCCCCTCGATGACCTGGGTGGCGTGCGCGTTAAGACTGGCCAGCAGCGCGAGCAGCAGAATCGGCCTTGACGATTTCTTCAATTTTGGAAACATAGAGACGCCCCGAAGATGTGACGGTGAATTCAACCAAGTAGTCCTTGTCGCGTTCGCTGGTGAGCTTGTCGGCGATGTAGGTCTTGAGCTTGCCGCTGACCTTCACGCGCATTTCGCGCTCGGACACTTCCTCTTTGCGCGGCACCCAAATGGTGGTGACACGCTCTTGCTTGATCCGCATGGCCGCCGAGTCCAGCGCGGTCTTGAGAACCGCGTAGCCATCGGGGTGAGCCATCTTCAAGATCAACTTGTTGTTGTATTCCGCCGTCTCCGGGTGACGGTCAGGATCGAGCCCAGCACGTAGCCGGCCATGTCGGCCAGGTAATCCTTGTTGGCGTAGTTCGCCCCGATCTCGTAGGGCCGGCGGACTTCCGGCGGCACGATCCGGGTGGTATCCCGGAACACCACGTAGCTCAGGAGGAACAGGCCGCCGAACAAAGTGCAGGCCAGCACCAGATTCATCAGGCGGTGAAAGCGGATTTGGGACTTGAGCGCATCGCGCTCGTTGTGTGCCTTTCAGGTGTCATGGCGGGCTACCCATTGAGTTCGCGGATGTGGGAGCCTGGCAATTCCTTCGGTTCAGGAAAGCCAGTGAACCAATAGAGAAGATGAGTGGCCATGCCCGGATGCTGGCCCGCCTTCAGCTTGTTGTAGAGGAAGCCCAGCAGCACGCCGAAGAAGACCCGGAAATCGGGAACTCCGTGGCCACACCGATGAGCATCCCCAGGATGGCGATGGCGGCTACATCCAGCTCCCAAAACAGAAACTTGCCGGCGTCATCCAGTCGGCGCGGGATGTAGTGAGACAGATCCGTTTGTGACATGACCACCCTCCCCGTTTAGATGACGGCCGTGAAGCTGGCGTTGACGATGCCCACCACGATGCCGATACCGATGGCAAGCACCAGGGCGCCGAAGAACCAGCTCCAGTCCTTGCGCACGGCTGCCACGACCGAACCCACCGCGACAGCGACCAAGGCCGCGAGCTTGCCCAGGTTGCCCTTGACCCAGCTCTCGAACTTGGTGGCGGCGGCCTCGAACTCCGTACCGTCCGTTGCGTAGGCGCTCTGGACCGCCATCAGGAGGGCCAGAATCAGCCCGACGTAGAGGAAGGCTTTGAGCCACTGGCGCGCCTCTTCGCGCATGGACACCGCATTGGCGTTTGCAACAATCATCGAAAAACTCCTTCTCATGAGATTTCCCCTGAATCTCCCGGATGGGCCTTGCGCGGGGCACGCAAAGAGGGTGTAGCCGTCACTTCTCGACAGGGACGGGCTTGCATTCGTACTTGACCTTGGGCTTGGCCCGCTTCTTCGGCTTCTTCTTGGGGGCCGGCTTGGGCGCTTCGACTTTCGCAGGCGAAAGTTCGACGGGTGGTTGAATCGACTGCGGCTGCGGGATGACCACGGGGGCCGGGGCCGGCGGCGGAGGCGGCGGCGGAACGTGCAAATGCTTGATCGAGCGTTCCGGGCAGTCGGCGCCATCGCAGAAGATGTATTTCGCATCGCGCGGCACGCCGAACTGCGTTACGTCGGACAGGCGATCCACCGGGCTGGGTTGGTTCAAGGTCTGCGCCTGGGCGCTTGCGCCGATGGAAGCGAGCGCGGCAACGATCAGTAAACGGGCCGTGCGGGCCATTTCAATCCCCTTGGTAACTGGCAACTTGTGCCGATGCAGTTGAATGTTCTTCGGCCTGTCGCCGGTAGCCTTCGTAGTAGCGCTGCACGTCCATGACGTACTCGACTTGCGCGGCAACGTTCTTGGAGGCGGGGCCGGCGTAGTAGCAGCCCACCGCCTTCCAGGTAGCCCCGAAGCGCTGAATGCAGTCGGCCAACACCCATGCGCCGACCTTCTGGCTCGTGCAGGCATCGAAGAGGTCTTCGCGTCGGATGCCGTACTGCGACAGCACGGGTAAATGGATCGTGTTGATCTGCATCACACCCAAAGCGCGATTTCCGTCAGGGAGCTTCGGGCCGACCGCGCCCGTCCAGCCGCGCGACTCTTTCCAGGCGATGGCTTTCAGCAGAAGCGGGTCGATGCCGTACCACTGGCCCGCCTCGTCCCAGCAGGTCGCGGAAGCGGCAACAGGCACCAGAAGAGCGGCGACGGCGATCAGTGCGCGTGAAGAGAAGTGGGGCAGGCCGTATTCCATTGGGCAATTCTAGCAGTCAATTTGCTGTCACGGTGAAAGCACGATAACAAAAAAATCCTAGAGCGACAAGGCATCTGACGATGGTTTGTCAGCATGAAGGCCGGGGCGATTGTTCGTCTCTCCAAGCCGGGCGCCAGGGCGGCGCCATCACTTCCAAGCGGCATGTTATGCCGATGGGAAGGGCTGCATGATACCATGTGCAGGAAAAATAACTTCCGTTAGACGGAAGTTATAGGTTTGTGCGTGCGTATAATTCCGGCGCTTCAGCGGCGCTTAGGCGGCGAATCCGACACGGCAACAAGGGATTTCTGTCAAAATTTGTCCGTTGCCTCGCCGGCGAGGGGCGACCCCTACCCTGCCCGCCGTTGGCGTGGCGTCTTGCACGGCTGGTTGTCCTGGACAACGGCCAATCGACCATCGGGATCGGCGCGATCCCCCCTTGGACCTGTAGGTGAAAAAGTGGGAATTAGAGTGTTTCTGGCGGACGATCACCGGCTACTCGTCGCCGGCTTCCGCGATGTTTTGAAGGATTACGGTATTGACGTTGTGGAAGTGGCCTACAGCCTGGACGGGCTGATAGATCGCTACATGGAAGTCAAGCCGGATGTGCTCGTCATTGATGTGCGATTTGACACACGCAACGCCGGGGAAAACGGGCTCGATGCCTGTGAGGAATTACTGGCCCGCGACCACTCAGCCAAGATCATCGTGTTCAGCCAGTTCGACGATCAGTACATCATCGAGAAGTCCTACAAGCTCGGCGTGCTGGCGTTCGTGCGCAAGGACGAGAGCACGGAAGTGCTGCACGAAGCAATCAAGACCGTGGCCGAAGGGAAGGAATATTTTTCCCCTGAGATTGCGCAGCTTCTGGCCTGGTCGGCGGTGAAGGATCGCAATCCGAACAAGCTGCTCGATGAGAAGGAAATGCGCGCCTTCGCCATGACGGCGGACGGCGCATCGCTCATCGAGATTGCGGCCGAAATGGGCTTGTCGACCAAGACGGTGGGAACGCTCATGAAGAGCGTGAAGACGAAGCTCAGTGTCGAGAACCCGGCGGACATCACCAAGCTGGCGATCCGCTACGGCGTCACGACGACCGACCCGAAAACGAGAAGCTGACCCGCGTGCCTGGCCGCTTGGGGTTGGCGGTATCCGCGCACTGCACTTTCAGTTTGCCGCCCAATACGCGCGCCCGCTCGCGCATGTCGATCAGGCCGATGCCGGCGCTGTCCTCGCTCTTGGGGGATGCTTTGATCCCCACCCCGTCATCGGTCACTTCGACCTTGTAGAGACCGAGCGCCTTACTGTACTGCACCGAGACGCGGACCTGGTTGGCGCTCGCGTGTTTGATGGCGTTGAAGAGCGCTTCGCGGATAATCTTGTAGGCACTCACGGCCACGGCCTCGGGCAGCTCGGGGCGCTTGGGCAGGTTGTGGTCGAGGATGATCGCCGGCTTGTCGCAAACACTCGTGTAGTGGGCGACCATGGATTCCAGCGCGGCGGTAAAGCCGATGGAGTCGATCACTTCGATACGGGTGTTCTTGATGATGTCGCGCATCTGCGCATAGGCATCGGACACCATGTTTTGGGCGTTGGCCAGCAAGGCGGCGGCCCGCTCGTTGTCCTGGATCAGCGGTTCGAGCTGCTTCAAGACGTTGCGGCTCAAGAGCAGTTGAGGATTGACCTCATCATGCAGCCGGCGCGCGAGCGTGCGCCGTTCCTCGTCGATCCGCCGGTTCGATTCGGCCAGCACGCGGCGGGTCTCTTCGTGTGAGACATCGACGCGCGCCATGCCGTAGCTCGCTGTGAGGTAGAGCACATACAGGAAGAAGACCAGCATCAGACCGGCCGCCATGCTGGAAATCATGTTGGCGCGGGTGATGTAGGGTAGTGCGAGGATCAGCAGAGCCGCCCACACCCATAGGAAATACTTGGCGGCCCGGTTGCCCTTGACCGCCAGGAAAAGACTGACGGCGAACACCGTCAGCACGAAGGCGCAGCTCGTGTAGTAGATGATGGTCAGGTCCACGCCGAGGGTTCCATGACGGCGGACGGTCAGCGCATCTTGTTTAGCGCGGATTCACCCGTGTCGCCTACCGCGATGCCTAGCTCAGCGGCTTGGTTGGAGGCCGCTACCACCTTGGCCTTGCGCATGTCGTCGAAGGTGTTGACGCCGGTCACGATGGCGCAGACCTCGCCGGTCTTGTTGCAGGTTTCGACGTTGATGTAGCCGCAGCCGAGAATGCCCTTGGGGGCCTTCATCACCAGTAGCGGCCGCTTCAGCTCGAACTGGAGATATTCGATATGGTCTTGAATGGCGCCAGCGTCCATGAGGGTTTCCTTTCCCGTAGTGGTTGAAAAATCAGTCTTTGCGCTTGCTGTTTTGGATCATTTCCGAAATCGCGTCGTTGGCCATCGTGGCCCGAAAGCTCTCGATGAAATGGGCGACCGCCTCGGGATGTTGCTTGTCCAGCTTGGAAATGTCGATGTTGATGCAGATGAAACCGATCAGCCCGTAAACGTCGTGGAAGATCGGGATCGTGGTGGACTTGACCGCCCGGCCGTCCTTGAGGGCCAGGTCGTAGCTGATGAACGATCCGCCACGGCCCTGCCCCTGGCCCTCGCCGTAGCTGTAATTCCTGATGAGCTGGATGCCGAAGTTGGTGTTGGTGTCGCCCAGGCGCCGCCCGGAAATCGGGTTTTGCACGGCGATGATCGAGCGCAGCGGGTTGCGCGTGTCGTGTAAGACGATTTCGATGGGCGTGCCGGCGAAGGTCTGCCCCATGCCATTCACGATGTCGCGGTAGGACTGGAAAATCCGATCCTTCTCCCGATCAACCTCCCCCAGCGCCGCATAGTCGGGTTGCTGGGAAAGCAGAAGGTATTTGGCCTTGGTGGCGCCATCGAGCATCAAGGTGACATTGTTGGAGTTACCGAGGTAGATCAGATCGGCGATGGCGCGCGGCGACGGGTGTTCGGTGAGGTAATCGACCGCCTTGGTGAAGCGCTCCCGATCCAGATAGAGGGCGCCCGCATCGTCAGCCCGGATCGGGTACAGATCGTCGTAGGCGGCCAGCGCGCGCCCCGGCAGCACCTTGGGGTCGGGGTTGGCCGGGGCACGGTAGCCCAGGACGTAGATACTGATGGCAGCGATCAGCAAGGCCGGCACAAAGACCGTGGCCAGCCGTTTCCAGTCAATAGCAAGAAGCGATGTCGCACCCACAATAAGCCCTCCCGGCCGCACCTTTATCCGCTACATGATATTGGGATTAGGGTGGGTCGGGGTATACCCGGTTTCGGCGGGCTGTGCGGTAGTTAGCGTCGGCGCTTCTTCAGGTCCGCCTCGATGAGTCCTATCACGTAGGTATTGGCCGGGGTGGCCAGCTCGTCACACAGCTCCATCATGCGCTCATGCAGGGCGGGTTCCATCCGCAACGACACCGTTCTTCGATCACCGTAGATATGGGTGCGCCGTCGTTTTTTCCCTCGGCCCTCGGCCGTCTTGTCGGCGTCGTTAGGGTCGGTCATGGTTTGGCATCTGTTCTCTTCAAAGGCGTCCTTTTCACAAGTCTAAGGTGACTTGGAGACAGGCGAAAATCGGTTGAGCGGTGGCAACTTTCGCGCGCGAAAGTTGACATTGTGCCGCAATTACCGCGTCACGTCAGCGTTTTTGTCCTGCGTGGGCGCTGCATGTTCATGACGACGGAGTGTTTCGACGGCACTGGTCTTGTCCTGCTTGGCCGCCACCGCCTGAGCTGCCACATCCTTGTTGTTGGTATAGATGCGCAGCTCGTGGCTCGCGCGTGTAGCGCCCACGTAAAAGCTGCGATCCCCGAAAACCTTGGCCATATTATCGAGTGCGCGCGCCTGTTTGAACTCGCTCTCCGTCTCCGGTGCCCGAATGTGGAAGATGGCGCGGTGCTGGGTGGCGCCCTGAGAGGCATGCACGGTCGAGGCGTAGGCGTGGTCCCAATGCTTGTTCCGGCTTAGATCGACCTGGTGCAAGCTCACATCCTTGCCCTGGCGCAGCTCCAAGGTAACGCGCTCGCCGGCCACAGCCGAAACCCGCGCGATTTCCCCGTTCTTGAACTCGCCTTCGTTTCGCGTGATGCGGATCAGGTCGCCCTGGGCCAGCTCGCGGGTATCGCTGTCGTGACCTCGATCTTGTTGTGCTTCTTCGGCTGCCAGGCGATGGTGGTGCCATCCTCCTTCTTCAGCACCACGGTGCCGGCCGGCGCATCCACGGCGGCCACCCGCATGTATTCGCCTTTCTTGGCCGCGATCTGCTGGTAGTCGCGTCCGAAGCGCACCACGTCGCCGGCTTGGTAATACTGCGCCTCCTTCTGCATGGCGCGCGTCCAGCCCTTGGAAACCAGAATCTCCCGGGTGTCCTCGCTGCGGGACAACTCCCCCTGGGCCTTGAGCCCTTCGCGCACGCCGGCATTGATGGCGCGGCGATCCTCGTTGTAGGCGGTAATCACGATGGTGCGCTCGCGCTCGGCCTTGCCTAGCTTGAGGATGTCATCCACGACGGCGCCAATGAGTTGGCCCGAGTCGCCCTTGACCTCGCGGACCATACCGGTCTTGTCCATGAAGGCAAAGGCCCTGGCATTGTTGGCCAGCGCCACTTGGGTCAGCCGCTGACCTGGCTGCAATCCGTCGCGCCCGGTGATGACATCGACGGCCTGTTTCAAGTCCGGCGTCTTCTGCCGGTTGATCTCGGTCATGTAGGCCGTCTCGATTCCGTCTTTCTGCGCCAACTCGAAGGGTTTGCCGGCCTCGACGCCCTGGAGCTGGAGGGTGTCGCCCAAATAGACCACCTTGGCGCCGGCCTTCTCGGCCATGTGGTCGAGCTGCGCCTTCTGCCGCTGCGACAGGAAAGAGGATTCATCGACGATCCAGACCTCGGCCTTACGCACGAAGTCCGGGGCATACTGCTTCGCAAACTCGATGTCTTTCTGTAGCTGCCGCTCCTTGATCTGGAACATCGAGACGGTATCGGTGGCGATCCCGGTTTCGCGTGCCAAGACCTTGCTTGCGGCGCCGGTCGGCGCCATGCCGCGCACGGTATAACCCTGCTCCTGGGCCAACTCGCGCAGGGATTTGAGCATGGTGGTCTTGCCGGTGCCGGCGAGACCTTGCACGGCCACATAGCGGTCTTGGCTGGTCAGCACCTTGCTGATGGCGTCCTTCTGGCCGTCGCTGTACTTGAAGCCCTGGCGCCCCTCGGCCTGGGCGATGCGCGCTGCCACCGCCTCGGGCTCCATCATCCGGGGTGTTTGGCCCTTTTGGGCGCGAACCTGGTCCAGCGCCCACATTTCACTGCCCAGCATTTTCTTGGTGGTGTAGCCGCCGTCCGGCAGCTTCACGAGGTCACCATCCCGCTCCAGCTTGTCGAAGGCGCGTTGCACTTCGGATGCTGAGACGCGGCCGGCGCCGTGCTCGATGGCGGCCGCCATCAAGTCATTCTTGGAGACCACCGCCTCGCGCTCGATCAGGTGGGCGGCGGCAAATTCCATCGCCTGGCGCCCGGTCAGCTTGTCGTCACGAATCACGCCGCCTTGGGCGCGCTGGGCATCGGCCTTGGCCTGGATGGCATCGAAGTCGATGCCCACCTCCTTGGCCCTCGCCTTCCAGTCGGCGATCAGCGCATCATGGTCAACGTCGACCTTGCGGGCACGGGTCTTGAGGGTTGCGTCTTCCTTCTGCTGGGCGCTGGCGTCGTCGATGTCCACACCCTTGGCCTTCAAGGCGGCCTCGATCTCGGCCCGGCGCTGGCTGAAGTGCTCGATCTGCTCGCGCGTGATGCCGGCGATCTCGAAGTTGCCCTTCTCGTCGGTTCTGCGGATGTCGTAGCCCAGGGCCTGCAAGCGGTCGGCCAGCTCGGAGGTATAGATGGCGCCGATGACGCGCTGCGCGTTGTAGATTTCGTCATTGGTCAGCGACCGCCACTGGCCATCCTCGCGCCGTGTGGCGTTCATGATGACCGCGTGGGTATGGGTCTGCGGGTCCAGCTCGCGGCTGGTGTTGTGGCGGAACATGGCCACCGTGAGGTTGCCGGTCTTCACCGCCTCGGTCTTGCCGCCCTCGGTCTGCCGGGTCTGCGCCAGTTCGCGTTCGATATAACCCAGCGCCTTCTTGACGGCCGCCTCATGGGCTTCGCGCACGTCGCGGGTGCCTTGGATCTCGGCCACCAACGAAACGCTCTTGGGCGCGGAAAAGGTCATGTCGGTGCCGGGGCGGTGCTCGCGTTCCTTCTCGCCCGTCTCTTCGTTCCGCACCCACTTGCCCAACTCCTGACCTTCGACCTTGCCCTCCAGCAGCTCGAAGAAAGCCGCCCGGTCGATCTGGCCAGACAACCCAAGATGCTCGGCACCATTACCGAACCACTCGGAATGCTCCAAGCCCTGATCCTGGGTGTAGTAGTTGTCCTTCGAGAAGTAATGCAACGCCTGCCCGGCGCTGCCGACGTTGTTAAGGCTAATCATCCCTTCATCCCCCCGCGCAACGATACGCGATAGGTGCGCGTCAGTGGCGGGTAGCACACACCGACCTCGGCGCACCCTTGAGCCTTGGCGATCAATTGCACGCTCTCGCCAGCCCCCACGACAGCCACCCGCACCACGACCTGTTGGGCATAGTAGGCAACCTGCGCATCCAGGGCGCGATCATGTTTAACCCGTGGGTCCGGCATCACAACGCTCTCGACGCGGCTGGTGGGCTCCGGGGTAGAAAACGAAAAACGCTCCCGGTACAGGTAGTAGCCCGGCGCGATGGTGTAGGCGATTTCCACCACGCCAGGCGCAACCTGCCGGGCCGACGCGCGGAAGGCTTCCTCGGGCGGCAGCAAGGCCGCCTGCCCAACGGCGGAAACGGAAAAGGCCGCCAGTGCGGCGGCCAGGACAAAACGACGTTTGCTTGCGATCATGCGCGAACTCCTAGAGTGCATCGGCGAGCGGGTTGGGCTTCGGCGGCTCGGCCGGTGCGGCAGGCTCCGGCGCCGTTTTCGCGTGCGAAAGTGTCTCGGCCCGACCGACGATTTCACCCGTGTCCTTGGCCACCACCTCGCCCCCCGGTTGAACCACGACTTCCTGAATCCCCTCATCTATTGAATCATCGTCCAGCAGATCGCCGCCCGAGGCCGCCGCCGCTGCAAGGGGGATAGCCGGCTTCGGCTTGAACGAAATACCGAAGCCGTCGCGCTCACGGAAGCCCTCGGCAACTTTGGCGGTCGGCACGTAGTCGTAACGCACCTTGGCAATCGGGTAATCGCCCGGCACCACCAGATAGCCGGTCATGTCCGGCAGCGTCAAAATTTCGGAAGTCAGCACGATGTCGCGCATCGAGCGCCGGGCAAAAATGCTCACGCCGTCGCGCTGGGCGTTGAGGCCGTAGCTCAACGTTTCCTCCTTCTCATCGACTTCCGCCTGCCCCATCAGTTCCGCCAAGAGCTTCGCGGCGGCGCCATCGGTCACGCGCAACAGGAGTTTGGTCTGACACCCGGAGATGATCGTCTTGGCCAGATCGTGCCCGTAGATTTCGTAAAGCTGGCTGAAGTCCTGCACGCCCAGCACCACGCACAAGCCGTACTTCCGTGTGTTCGTCAGCGCAAGCTTGAGAATGTCGAGCTTCTGCAAGGTCGGCAATTCGTCGATGAAGAACCAAAGCCGCTCGCGGTGGATCGCCTCCAGGTCGAGCACGGCTTTGATTGCCGTGTCGATCCACAAAGACAGAACCGGCTTCAGGGCCTCCCGCATCGCTTCGCGCGCGGTGATGAACATCCATGAATCGGAGTCGTCATGCACCCAGCGACGAATGGAGAAGGACTCACCTTCATCGTGCAGGAAGCGGAACGCCTCCAACTGATTCTGCACGGTCATCTTGAGCGACATGCCGGTGCGCTCGGTCGTCAGGTCCACGTAGGTCGCGCCCGCCGTCCCCTGCAAGAGCGCGTGCAGCGCGTCCAGGTTGCTCTTGGCAATCGAGTTGTACAGCTCCCTATTGCTGCGCCGGTTCTCGCGGCCAAGAACGCGATACACGTCCTTGAGGACCATCCGGCCCGCCGCAGCCCAAAACGGATCGGCCTCGGCCGGATCGGGAATCAGACCGTTGGCCAAATTGTCGAAGTGGTAGTCCTTTTCGATTTCGTTCCAGATATTCCAGTTCGGGCTTCGCGCGTCGAGCGGATTCATCAGGATGTCTTTGCCTTCGCGGTAGAACGCCTGGGTGAACTCGCCGGTCGGGTCATAGACGATAGCGCGCTTGCCCTGGGCGCGAACTTGTTTCATGAGCGCGAAGAACTGTTGTGACTTACCCGTGCCCTGGGCGCCGCCGATCAAGGTATGCAGCGTCTCTGACTTGCGCCGCATTGGCACGCCGGCAAGCTCGTAGGGACTGCAATCGTCGCGCGACTTCATCAGCTTCTTCAGCTCCGGGCCATCCACCAAGGAAGCGCCGCGCAACTGCTTGTCGCTCATTTTGCCCTTGCCGTAACCCCACCAGTAAAGGCTAACGAGAAACACGAACCCGATGGAGGTCAGAGCGCCGAACAGGATGCCGTTGCGCATGGTTCGTAGCGCATCGTCGGCCAGTTCTTCGGTCAATTCCGCCACCTCTTTGACCTCCAGCATTCTCGGCTGACCTTCGATGTTCAGCTCCATCTTGCCGGCCGTCATGAAAAGCGCCTCGCGGGTTTTGGCCAGCCAATTGCGCTCCAGCCCGTACTTAGCCGCCGGGTCGGCGACAGTGTAGAAGTACGTTCCGGCAACGCCGATGCCGATCACCAGCGCCAACAGGACAACCGTCCAGACAGCCACTAGGAACAGTCGCGCCTGGTGCATCCAGATTTCCGCACCACGCGAGAAACTGCCCATGCTTCCCTTCTCTTCGCGTTTCGCCATCCTAAGCTCCTTTCAGCTTCTTCAACTTGGCCCGCGCCGCGTTCTGCGCGTCGTAGAGGGCTTGGGTATCACGCGCCTCCACGATGGCCATCAGCATCGCCTCGCAGGTATAGACCGCCAACTGCAAATCATCCGAAACAACGCCGCCGGCAGCAGGCGCGGCGACGGCCCGCGCTTCAGCGAAAAGCGCCCTGATGCGCTCTTCGGCCTCGCGGATGTTCTCAGCAATTACGCCCTGTACAAGCGTTTGGCGAAGATACTCGGAAAGACTGATTCCGTGCTCGTTGGCCTTCCGCTTGTAGAAGGTCTCGGTGTCATCGTCGAGGCGCAGGGTAATCGGTTTTGTCGACCCCTTGCCCGTTCCTTTCTGTCTTGGCATTCGCTAGTCCTGACAACGGTTTAGACCATTATAGCATTTTCGGTGTATGCGCGGTGTCTCGTCGGTGTATGCGCGTTAAAAGCCGCGCCACAGCGCGGTTTTTAACGCCGGCAACTATGTTGCGTGGTGTGTGACCGTTCTTCCGGGGCGCGGGGCTTGCCCTGCGAGCTGGAAGAACGGTGCATTTCCGACTCTCAAGGCCCTAGTGGAGAAAACCGGCCATTTGGTAGAATGGCACGGATCGACGGCCGCGTGAGGCCGTGACGATCAGGGCGGTTTCCCACCAATCCCATTTCAACGAGGTGAGCCATGAGTGAAGCGAATACGACGAGCAAGCCGGGCCGCAAGGCCGGATCGCTCGACGAGGAAATCCAGAAGGCAGCGGAGAAGTTGCGCCGTCTCCAGGAACGTCAACGAGACCAACAACGCAAGGAACGCGAGCGAAACCAAAAGGCGGTGCTGGAACTCATCAAGGCGGAACGCCTTGATGTGGTTCCCGCCGACCAGTGGAAGGCGGCACTGCCGAAGATCAAGGCGCTTCTCGTTGAAGATGGGTCGAAGCCGGCAGAGCCGGCGAAGCCCGTTCAAAAGACGCAGCCGGAGCCGGTGACGGCCGAGGCCAGCCAATGAGCGTTTTCCACAAATCCATAGGCCGCATTGCCCTCGACCGGGGATACCCCAATATCCCAAAGGGAGAGGGTCGCGCCCGGTTTCCCACAAGAGGCTTCTTGTGGGAAACCGGAAAAGCGCGATGGCCTGTGGAGCTTGTGGGAAACGCGGCGCTTGTAAGAGAGACGGCCCGGAGGCCAGAGGCGCGCCTTTGGTCGGCTCCCCTCACGGGGAGGCGAAACGGGTGGAGGTGGTCTTTGACGCATCCAGGGACAGGCCGGCACAGGCAGCGGATAAGCGTTTTCCACAAATCACCAGGCACCGGAGCCGTTGCCCGCGATACCTCAATATCGCAGGAGGCAACGGTCGCGCCCGCTTTTCCACATGAAACCTCTTGTGGGAAAGCGGATCAGCGCGAGGGCCTGTTGAGCTTGTGGGAAACGCGGCGGCGGACGGAGGCACGGCCTAGCGCCCGGAGGGCGCAAGCGAAAGGGATG
Coding sequences within it:
- a CDS encoding TrbC/VirB2 family protein encodes the protein MIVANANAVSMREEARQWLKAFLYVGLILALLMAVQSAYATDGTEFEAAATKFESWVKGNLGKLAALVAVAVGSVVAAVRKDWSWFFGALVLAIGIGIVVGIVNASFTAVI
- a CDS encoding lytic transglycosylase domain-containing protein; amino-acid sequence: MEYGLPHFSSRALIAVAALLVPVAASATCWDEAGQWYGIDPLLLKAIAWKESRGWTGAVGPKLPDGNRALGVMQINTIHLPVLSQYGIRREDLFDACTSQKVGAWVLADCIQRFGATWKAVGCYYAGPASKNVAAQVEYVMDVQRYYEGYRRQAEEHSTASAQVASYQGD
- a CDS encoding response regulator; amino-acid sequence: MFLADDHRLLVAGFRDVLKDYGIDVVEVAYSLDGLIDRYMEVKPDVLVIDVRFDTRNAGENGLDACEELLARDHSAKIIVFSQFDDQYIIEKSYKLGVLAFVRKDESTEVLHEAIKTVAEGKEYFSPEIAQLLAWSAVKDRNPNKLLDEKEMRAFAMTADGASLIEIAAEMGLSTKTVGTLMKSVKTKLSVENPADITKLAIRYGVTTTDPKTRS
- a CDS encoding sensor histidine kinase — protein: MDLTIIYYTSCAFVLTVFAVSLFLAVKGNRAAKYFLWVWAALLILALPYITRANMISSMAAGLMLVFFLYVLYLTASYGMARVDVSHEETRRVLAESNRRIDEERRTLARRLHDEVNPQLLLSRNVLKQLEPLIQDNERAAALLANAQNMVSDAYAQMRDIIKNTRIEVIDSIGFTAALESMVAHYTSVCDKPAIILDHNLPKRPELPEAVAVSAYKIIREALFNAIKHASANQVRVSVQYSKALGLYKVEVTDDGVGIKASPKSEDSAGIGLIDMRERARVLGGKLKVQCADTANPKRPGTRVSFSFSGRSS
- a CDS encoding YunC family protein — translated: MDAGAIQDHIEYLQFELKRPLLVMKAPKGILGCGYINVETCNKTGEVCAIVTGVNTFDDMRKAKVVAASNQAAELGIAVGDTGESALNKMR
- a CDS encoding PAS domain-containing protein; this translates as MGATSLLAIDWKRLATVFVPALLIAAISIYVLGYRAPANPDPKVLPGRALAAYDDLYPIRADDAGALYLDRERFTKAVDYLTEHPSPRAIADLIYLGNSNNVTLMLDGATKAKYLLLSQQPDYAALGEVDREKDRIFQSYRDIVNGMGQTFAGTPIEIVLHDTRNPLRSIIAVQNPISGRRLGDTNTNFGIQLIRNYSYGEGQGQGRGGSFISYDLALKDGRAVKSTTIPIFHDVYGLIGFICINIDISKLDKQHPEAVAHFIESFRATMANDAISEMIQNSKRKD
- the mobF gene encoding MobF family relaxase — its product is MISLNNVGSAGQALHYFSKDNYYTQDQGLEHSEWFGNGAEHLGLSGQIDRAAFFELLEGKVEGQELGKWVRNEETGEKEREHRPGTDMTFSAPKSVSLVAEIQGTRDVREAHEAAVKKALGYIERELAQTRQTEGGKTEAVKTGNLTVAMFRHNTSRELDPQTHTHAVIMNATRREDGQWRSLTNDEIYNAQRVIGAIYTSELADRLQALGYDIRRTDEKGNFEIAGITREQIEHFSQRRAEIEAALKAKGVDIDDASAQQKEDATLKTRARKVDVDHDALIADWKARAKEVGIDFDAIQAKADAQRAQGGVIRDDKLTGRQAMEFAAAHLIEREAVVSKNDLMAAAIEHGAGRVSASEVQRAFDKLERDGDLVKLPDGGYTTKKMLGSEMWALDQVRAQKGQTPRMMEPEAVAARIAQAEGRQGFKYSDGQKDAISKVLTSQDRYVAVQGLAGTGKTTMLKSLRELAQEQGYTVRGMAPTGAASKVLARETGIATDTVSMFQIKERQLQKDIEFAKQYAPDFVRKAEVWIVDESSFLSQRQKAQLDHMAEKAGAKVVYLGDTLQLQGVEAGKPFELAQKDGIETAYMTEINRQKTPDLKQAVDVITGRDGLQPGQRLTQVALANNARAFAFMDKTGMVREVKGDSGQLIGAVVDDILKLGKAERERTIVITAYNEDRRAINAGVREGLKAQGELSRSEDTREILVSKGWTRAMQKEAQYYQAGDVVRFGRDYQQIAAKKGEYMRVAAVDAPAGTVVLKKEDGTTIAWQPKKHNKIEVTTAIPASWPRAT
- a CDS encoding protein-disulfide reductase DsbD N-terminal domain-containing protein; the encoded protein is MIASKRRFVLAAALAAFSVSAVGQAALLPPEEAFRASARQVAPGVVEIAYTIAPGYYLYRERFSFSTPEPTSRVESVVMPDPRVKHDRALDAQVAYYAQQVVVRVAVVGAGESVQLIAKAQGCAEVGVCYPPLTRTYRVSLRGGMKG
- a CDS encoding type IV secretion system DNA-binding domain-containing protein, translated to MAKREEKGSMGSFSRGAEIWMHQARLFLVAVWTVVLLALVIGIGVAGTYFYTVADPAAKYGLERNWLAKTREALFMTAGKMELNIEGQPRMLEVKEVAELTEELADDALRTMRNGILFGALTSIGFVFLVSLYWWGYGKGKMSDKQLRGASLVDGPELKKLMKSRDDCSPYELAGVPMRRKSETLHTLIGGAQGTGKSQQFFALMKQVRAQGKRAIVYDPTGEFTQAFYREGKDILMNPLDARSPNWNIWNEIEKDYHFDNLANGLIPDPAEADPFWAAAGRMVLKDVYRVLGRENRRSNRELYNSIAKSNLDALHALLQGTAGATYVDLTTERTGMSLKMTVQNQLEAFRFLHDEGESFSIRRWVHDDSDSWMFITAREAMREALKPVLSLWIDTAIKAVLDLEAIHRERLWFFIDELPTLQKLDILKLALTNTRKYGLCVVLGVQDFSQLYEIYGHDLAKTIISGCQTKLLLRVTDGAAAKLLAELMGQAEVDEKEETLSYGLNAQRDGVSIFARRSMRDIVLTSEILTLPDMTGYLVVPGDYPIAKVRYDYVPTAKVAEGFRERDGFGISFKPKPAIPLAAAAASGGDLLDDDSIDEGIQEVVVQPGGEVVAKDTGEIVGRAETLSHAKTAPEPAAPAEPPKPNPLADAL